A section of the Rummeliibacillus pycnus genome encodes:
- a CDS encoding Lrp/AsnC family transcriptional regulator: MESFVRKVLDDLDIEILDILQRDAQVSNAEIAKRVSLSPPAIHARIKRLEKEGYIHQQVAILNQEKLGYELLTFIFISTNIHQEKELGKLEKELAALPEILECHCITGEFDYLLKVIIKGRRELESFIRKLNKLGLTHIQTSLALREVKYSTILPIRKD, encoded by the coding sequence ATGGAATCTTTCGTTCGTAAAGTATTGGATGATTTAGATATTGAAATACTTGACATTTTACAAAGAGATGCACAAGTAAGTAACGCTGAAATTGCGAAGCGTGTTAGTTTGTCACCACCAGCCATACACGCACGGATCAAACGTCTTGAAAAGGAAGGCTATATTCATCAACAAGTTGCGATCTTAAATCAAGAGAAATTGGGATATGAGTTATTAACGTTTATTTTCATCAGTACAAATATTCATCAAGAAAAGGAATTAGGAAAATTAGAGAAAGAGCTTGCAGCTTTACCTGAAATATTAGAATGTCATTGTATTACAGGAGAATTTGATTATCTATTAAAGGTCATTATCAAAGGACGAAGAGAATTAGAAAGTTTTATAAGAAAATTAAATAAGCTGGGACTTACACATATTCAAACAAGCCTAGCACTTAGAGAAGTTAAGTATTCGACAATTTTGCCGATACGAAAAGATTAG